A region of Deinococcus rubellus DNA encodes the following proteins:
- a CDS encoding glutamine synthetase III family protein, with protein sequence MNQDFEVVAAARNWRVDVEQQYTPSEMIGEVFGSDVLTLETLRQRLSKPMFKSLQATLERGDPLDPRIADAVALAMKTWAMDKGATHYTHWFQPLTGGTAEKHDSFLAPSSDGTALAQFSGSELIQAEPDASSFPSGGLRATFEARGYTAWDPSSPAFIMRHANGATLCIPTAFASWTGEALDLKTPLLRSIEALNKAVVPALNLFETPVGRVSSSLGAEQEYFLIDEDYFYRRPDLVMTGRTLFGAKPPRGQELEDHYFGAIPDRVLSFMTDAETQLYALGIPVKTRHNEVAPGQFEIAPIYEQSNVAADHQQLTMQILRNTARKYGLVALMHEKPFAGINGSGKHCNWSMGTDLGDNLLEPGATPHENLQFLFFCSAIIKAVDEHQDLLRISVASASNDHRLGANEAPPAIISIFLGTELTEILDRISSGQGGRGQVAGFLGLGSSVLPQIPRHAGDRNRTSPFAFTGNKFEFRAVGSLQSISFPITVLNTVVADAVQALTTDLKSRLGSGQDLHTAVGELVKTTYDAHKRVVFNGDGYADEWHQEAEHGRGLLNMRTSLDAIAHLTDAKNAELFSRYSVLSDRELAARQEIMYDIYFKTVNIEGETTESVAATQIMPAALAYLAELSGIKQGRAAAAISEEVAAAADEMYDAVCKLREENAAEGGEEIHEKAHHMQQNVLPAMQAVRVAADKLEKVVAAKHWPMPTYRQMLFVK encoded by the coding sequence ATGAATCAGGACTTTGAAGTCGTCGCGGCGGCGCGCAACTGGCGCGTGGATGTGGAGCAGCAGTACACCCCCAGCGAGATGATCGGCGAGGTCTTCGGCTCGGACGTGCTGACGCTCGAAACCCTGCGCCAGCGCTTGTCCAAACCGATGTTCAAGAGTCTCCAGGCCACCCTGGAGCGCGGCGACCCGCTCGATCCCAGGATCGCCGACGCGGTGGCGCTGGCCATGAAAACCTGGGCGATGGACAAGGGAGCCACCCACTACACCCACTGGTTTCAGCCGCTGACCGGCGGCACTGCCGAGAAGCACGACAGCTTCCTCGCGCCCAGCAGTGACGGCACGGCGCTGGCCCAGTTTTCCGGCAGCGAGCTGATTCAGGCCGAACCTGACGCCTCCAGCTTTCCTTCGGGGGGCCTGCGGGCCACCTTTGAAGCGCGTGGCTACACTGCCTGGGACCCCTCCAGCCCGGCGTTCATCATGCGCCACGCCAACGGCGCGACCCTGTGTATCCCCACCGCCTTCGCCTCGTGGACCGGCGAGGCGCTCGACCTCAAGACGCCTCTCCTGCGCTCCATCGAGGCGCTCAACAAGGCCGTGGTTCCGGCGCTTAACCTCTTCGAGACGCCGGTGGGCCGGGTCAGCAGCAGCCTCGGCGCGGAGCAGGAATACTTCCTGATCGACGAGGACTACTTCTACCGCCGCCCCGACCTGGTGATGACAGGCCGGACCCTCTTTGGCGCAAAGCCCCCGCGCGGCCAGGAACTTGAAGACCATTACTTCGGCGCGATTCCCGATAGGGTGCTGAGCTTCATGACCGACGCCGAGACGCAGCTCTACGCCCTGGGCATTCCGGTCAAGACCCGCCACAACGAGGTCGCGCCCGGCCAATTCGAGATCGCCCCGATTTACGAGCAGAGCAACGTGGCCGCCGACCACCAGCAACTGACCATGCAGATTCTGCGCAACACCGCCCGCAAGTACGGTCTGGTGGCCCTGATGCACGAGAAGCCCTTCGCGGGCATCAACGGCTCGGGCAAGCACTGCAACTGGAGCATGGGCACCGATCTGGGCGACAACCTGCTCGAACCCGGCGCGACCCCGCACGAGAACTTGCAGTTCCTGTTTTTCTGCTCGGCGATCATCAAGGCGGTGGACGAGCACCAGGATTTGCTGCGCATCAGCGTGGCCTCGGCCAGCAACGACCACCGCCTGGGGGCCAACGAAGCGCCGCCTGCCATCATCAGCATCTTCCTGGGCACTGAACTCACCGAGATCCTTGACCGCATCTCCAGCGGCCAGGGCGGACGCGGGCAGGTCGCTGGGTTTCTAGGCCTGGGATCGAGCGTCTTGCCGCAGATTCCGCGCCACGCCGGAGACCGCAACCGCACCAGCCCGTTTGCCTTCACCGGCAACAAGTTCGAGTTCCGGGCAGTGGGCAGCTTGCAGAGTATTTCTTTTCCTATTACGGTCCTCAATACCGTCGTGGCCGACGCGGTGCAGGCGCTCACCACCGACCTCAAGTCCAGGCTTGGTAGCGGCCAGGACCTGCATACGGCGGTGGGTGAACTGGTCAAGACCACCTACGACGCCCACAAGAGGGTCGTCTTCAACGGCGACGGCTACGCTGACGAGTGGCACCAGGAAGCCGAGCACGGGCGCGGCCTGCTCAACATGCGAACCAGCCTTGACGCCATCGCGCACCTGACCGATGCCAAGAACGCCGAACTGTTCAGCCGCTACAGCGTTCTGAGTGACCGCGAACTGGCCGCCCGCCAGGAAATCATGTACGACATCTATTTCAAGACCGTCAACATCGAGGGCGAGACCACCGAGTCGGTGGCTGCCACCCAGATCATGCCCGCCGCGCTGGCGTACCTGGCCGAGCTGAGCGGCATCAAGCAGGGAAGGGCCGCCGCCGCCATTTCCGAAGAAGTGGCCGCTGCTGCCGACGAGATGTATGACGCTGTGTGCAAGCTGCGCGAGGAAAACGCGGCCGAGGGGGGCGAGGAAATCCACGAGAAGGCCCACCACATGCAGCAGAACGTGCTGCCCGCCATGCAGGCGGTGCGGGTGGCTGCCGACAAGCTCGAGAAAGTCGTGGCCGCCAAGCACTGGCCCATGCCGACCTACCGCCAGATGCTGTTCGTCAAATAA
- a CDS encoding FAD-dependent oxidoreductase — translation MTVFSSARPLRAAVIGSGPSGIYAADALLKQLQVPVEVDVFDRLPTPYGLVRYGVAPDHLKIKSVTTLFQKVLGDPRVRFLGNVEVGQNLSVGELRAHYDAVIYTVGASSDRRLNIPGEDLGGSLSATEFVAWYNGHPDAAAREMLLHASGVAVVGAGNVALDVARILAKTMAELHTSDIAAHALTALEHSEVEDVYLLSRRGPLQAKFTTKELREFGELAGADVVVRPEEIAVSDEDYAAISDNVVKRNVDVLREFALRAAQGQPRRVHLRFLVSPVELISDAQGQVAGVRIEKNHLDAQGNAVGSGQFEVLPVQMVLRSVGYKGVALSGVPFDDKRGVIPNTRGRIEGRSGEYTAGWIKRGPSGVIGTNKADAAETVATLLEDVPDLTPAPEAGRAAVDALLASRQVDVVSLEDYLRLDAHELSSGQAAGRPRLKVAHREAMFEVIRAKR, via the coding sequence ATGACTGTCTTCTCCTCCGCCCGCCCGCTGCGCGCCGCCGTGATCGGCAGCGGTCCCAGCGGTATCTACGCCGCCGACGCGCTGCTCAAGCAGCTTCAGGTGCCGGTGGAGGTAGACGTGTTTGACCGCCTGCCCACGCCCTACGGCCTGGTTCGCTACGGCGTCGCGCCCGACCATCTCAAGATCAAATCCGTGACAACCCTCTTTCAGAAAGTGCTGGGCGACCCGCGCGTGCGCTTTCTGGGCAATGTGGAAGTGGGCCAGAATCTCAGCGTGGGGGAACTCAGGGCACACTACGACGCGGTGATCTACACCGTGGGAGCGTCCTCGGACCGGCGGCTGAACATCCCCGGCGAGGACCTGGGCGGCAGCCTCAGCGCCACCGAATTCGTCGCCTGGTACAACGGTCACCCTGACGCCGCCGCCCGCGAGATGCTGCTGCACGCCTCGGGGGTGGCGGTGGTGGGCGCGGGCAACGTGGCGCTGGACGTGGCCCGCATCCTGGCCAAGACGATGGCCGAGTTGCACACCTCCGACATCGCTGCCCACGCGCTGACGGCGCTAGAGCATTCGGAGGTCGAGGACGTGTACCTGCTCTCACGGCGCGGCCCGCTGCAAGCCAAGTTCACGACCAAGGAGCTGCGCGAGTTCGGCGAACTGGCGGGTGCGGACGTGGTGGTGCGGCCCGAGGAGATCGCCGTCAGCGACGAGGACTACGCCGCCATCAGCGACAACGTGGTGAAGCGCAACGTGGATGTGTTGCGCGAGTTCGCCCTCAGGGCGGCGCAGGGTCAGCCCCGGCGCGTCCACCTGCGCTTTCTGGTGTCGCCGGTTGAGCTGATCAGTGATGCCCAGGGGCAGGTGGCCGGGGTCCGCATCGAGAAAAACCACCTGGACGCCCAGGGCAATGCGGTGGGCAGCGGCCAGTTCGAGGTGCTGCCGGTGCAGATGGTGCTGCGGAGTGTGGGCTACAAGGGTGTGGCGCTGAGCGGGGTCCCGTTCGACGACAAACGCGGCGTCATTCCCAACACGCGGGGCCGGATCGAAGGCCGAAGCGGCGAATACACCGCTGGCTGGATCAAGCGCGGCCCCAGCGGCGTCATCGGCACCAACAAGGCCGACGCCGCCGAGACGGTGGCCACCCTGCTCGAAGATGTGCCGGACCTGACGCCCGCGCCCGAGGCAGGCAGGGCCGCCGTGGACGCGCTGCTGGCCTCACGGCAGGTGGACGTGGTGAGCCTCGAAGATTACCTCAGACTCGACGCCCACGAGCTGAGCAGCGGGCAGGCGGCAGGCCGTCCCCGGCTGAAGGTGGCCCACCGTGAGGCGATGTTCGAAGTCATCCGGGCCAAGCGCTGA
- a CDS encoding NAD(P)/FAD-dependent oxidoreductase has protein sequence MTPLQPAAPTDLLIIGAGPAGLHAAFYAGLRGLSVRLIDVQPEVGGQLSALYPDKLVYDLPGSPSASAADIVAALATQLAPFSPDYRLSELAQTLTQTSLSQTERGWTVTSDRASYPARAVIVAAGLGALLPRESRLGGQHPDVRTVLVEPSAFKGKSVLIVGGVPQAVRAALDLAAAGAQVTLTHRRALFRGSPAQLRPLEELKREGQITVHAPAEPERLDEAGMWLRIGNDLRHIAADSVYVANGHLPDLSALQSWPLGWQGEYIPADATQMTRLPGVFVAGDVSLTGGDFKLLSVGLAQAALAANFAAQFVNPALKARPGHSSDRRLPQPADD, from the coding sequence ATGACCCCATTGCAGCCCGCTGCTCCCACTGACCTGCTGATCATCGGGGCGGGGCCTGCGGGCCTGCACGCCGCCTTCTACGCCGGGCTACGCGGCCTCAGTGTGCGTCTCATCGACGTCCAGCCGGAAGTCGGCGGCCAGCTCAGCGCCCTGTATCCCGACAAATTGGTCTACGACCTGCCGGGATCGCCCTCGGCCAGCGCCGCCGACATCGTGGCCGCGCTGGCAACTCAGCTCGCGCCCTTCAGCCCGGACTACCGCCTGAGCGAGCTGGCGCAGACGCTGACCCAGACGTCTCTGAGCCAAACTGAGCGGGGCTGGACGGTCACGTCGGACCGGGCCAGCTATCCGGCCCGCGCCGTGATCGTGGCAGCAGGGCTGGGCGCGCTGCTGCCACGTGAGAGCAGGCTCGGCGGACAGCACCCTGACGTGCGGACCGTACTGGTAGAGCCTTCAGCTTTCAAAGGTAAATCCGTGCTGATCGTGGGCGGCGTGCCGCAGGCAGTGCGGGCCGCGCTCGACCTGGCCGCTGCTGGCGCGCAGGTCACGCTGACGCACCGCCGGGCGCTGTTTCGCGGCAGCCCGGCGCAGCTCAGGCCACTTGAAGAGTTGAAGCGGGAAGGTCAGATCACCGTCCACGCGCCTGCCGAACCCGAACGGCTGGACGAAGCGGGCATGTGGCTCAGAATCGGGAATGACCTCCGGCACATTGCCGCCGACAGTGTCTACGTTGCCAACGGACACCTGCCCGATCTGTCGGCGCTGCAAAGCTGGCCGCTCGGCTGGCAGGGCGAGTACATCCCGGCGGACGCCACACAGATGACGCGCTTGCCCGGCGTCTTCGTGGCGGGCGACGTGAGCCTGACGGGCGGCGACTTCAAGCTGCTCTCGGTTGGACTGGCACAGGCGGCGCTGGCGGCCAACTTCGCAGCCCAGTTCGTGAATCCGGCGCTGAAGGCCAGACCGGGGCACAGCAGCGATCGTCGGCTGCCGCAACCAGCAGACGACTGA
- the glnA gene encoding type I glutamate--ammonia ligase, protein MTDHPPPPTQARVLELLQEGRVNFLRLQFTDILGTIKNIEVPRSQFEKALSGGVMFDGSSIQGFTRIEESDMLLAPDLSTFLIYPQFSREEGERGKVARIICDVNLPSGEPFPGDPRFVLKRQIARAAEAGLTLYAGTEPEFFLFERGEDGRGTTRTGDHAGYFDLAPLDKGERLRREIANKLVEMGFEIEGAHHEAAPGQHEIDFRYQDALAAADAISTFKFVVKRVALEYGLLASFLPKPVAGVNGSGLHVHLSLFRDGHNTFHDPAGEFELSETALHFIGGLLEHSPGICALTNPTVNSFKRLVPGFEAPVNVAWSTSNRSALVRVPAKRGNSTRAEFRLPDPSCNPYLALAVMLAAGLDGIEQKTVPPPAIQRNIYQMTVREKRHHRVRELPRDLYDALDSLERDEVISAALGNHALEHYLRAKRAEWRNYAAVVHPWEIEQYLDLV, encoded by the coding sequence ATGACCGACCATCCTCCCCCACCCACCCAGGCCCGCGTGCTGGAACTCCTCCAGGAAGGCCGGGTCAATTTTCTGCGGCTGCAATTCACCGATATTCTGGGTACCATCAAGAACATCGAGGTGCCGCGCAGCCAGTTCGAGAAAGCGCTCTCCGGGGGCGTGATGTTCGACGGTTCCTCGATTCAGGGCTTTACCCGCATCGAGGAATCCGACATGCTGCTCGCGCCGGACCTCTCCACTTTCCTGATCTACCCGCAGTTCTCGCGCGAGGAAGGCGAGCGCGGCAAGGTGGCCCGCATCATCTGCGACGTGAATCTGCCTTCCGGCGAACCGTTTCCCGGCGACCCCCGGTTCGTGCTCAAGCGCCAGATCGCCCGCGCCGCCGAGGCGGGCCTGACCCTGTACGCGGGCACCGAGCCGGAATTCTTTCTGTTCGAACGCGGTGAGGACGGGCGCGGCACCACCCGCACTGGCGACCACGCGGGGTACTTCGATCTGGCCCCACTCGACAAGGGTGAACGGCTGCGCCGGGAAATCGCCAACAAACTGGTCGAGATGGGCTTCGAGATCGAGGGCGCGCACCACGAGGCCGCGCCGGGCCAGCATGAAATTGATTTCCGCTACCAGGACGCCCTGGCCGCCGCCGACGCCATCAGCACCTTCAAATTCGTGGTCAAGCGGGTGGCGCTGGAGTACGGTCTGCTGGCCAGCTTTCTGCCCAAGCCAGTGGCCGGGGTCAACGGCTCAGGCCTGCACGTTCACCTCTCGCTGTTCAGGGACGGCCACAACACTTTCCACGATCCGGCGGGCGAGTTCGAACTGTCCGAGACGGCGCTGCACTTCATCGGTGGGCTGCTCGAACACTCGCCGGGGATATGTGCGCTGACCAACCCGACGGTCAACTCGTTCAAGCGGCTGGTGCCAGGCTTCGAAGCGCCGGTCAACGTGGCCTGGAGTACCTCCAACCGCTCGGCGCTGGTGCGGGTTCCAGCCAAGCGGGGCAACTCCACGCGGGCCGAGTTCAGGCTGCCCGATCCGAGCTGCAATCCGTATCTGGCGCTGGCCGTGATGCTGGCAGCGGGCCTGGACGGCATTGAGCAGAAGACCGTGCCGCCCCCGGCCATCCAGCGCAACATCTACCAGATGACGGTGCGCGAGAAACGTCACCACCGGGTCCGCGAATTGCCGCGCGACCTCTACGACGCGCTCGACAGCCTGGAGCGCGACGAGGTGATTTCGGCGGCGCTGGGCAACCACGCGCTTGAGCATTATCTGCGCGCCAAGCGGGCCGAGTGGCGCAATTACGCCGCCGTGGTGCACCCCTGGGAGATCGAACAGTATCTCGATCTGGTCTGA
- a CDS encoding AAC(3) family N-acetyltransferase: MLNMLRRPQVTAAMIAEGLAALGLDGSQHAIVHASLRSFGQVEGGTAALLGELRRHTATLSAPAFTYATLLRSPTSSVYATFNRDTRVSRDIGRVPQLLVEQADALRSFHPALSFVALGEQARAIVEAQSLTNPYGPIGALYDLDAVSLLLGVDHSSNTSLHYGEYLAGVPLLTRYVPLGGNVVPSAFPNCSADFENIAPYVQGKQVTVGRAHLSAYRVRDLVDGVRTFLATHPEGMLCTYPTCRCQEVRRLIRTEGLRPRVHSGLPVGALGLTGDLTSRVG, translated from the coding sequence ATGCTCAACATGCTGCGCCGCCCCCAGGTTACGGCTGCCATGATCGCCGAAGGTCTGGCCGCGCTGGGACTGGACGGCTCTCAGCACGCCATCGTCCACGCCAGCCTGCGCTCGTTCGGGCAGGTCGAGGGCGGAACAGCGGCGCTGCTGGGCGAACTGAGGCGGCACACGGCCACCCTGAGCGCCCCGGCCTTCACCTACGCGACCCTGCTGCGCTCGCCCACGTCCTCGGTCTACGCCACCTTCAACCGCGACACGCGGGTCAGCCGCGACATCGGGCGGGTGCCGCAGCTTCTGGTTGAGCAGGCCGACGCCCTGAGATCGTTTCATCCGGCGCTGAGCTTCGTGGCGCTGGGTGAGCAGGCCCGCGCCATCGTAGAGGCGCAGTCGCTGACCAACCCCTACGGCCCCATCGGCGCGCTTTACGATCTCGACGCGGTGTCGCTGCTGCTGGGTGTGGACCACTCCAGCAACACTTCCCTGCACTACGGCGAGTATCTGGCGGGGGTGCCGCTGCTGACCCGCTATGTGCCGCTGGGCGGCAACGTGGTGCCCAGCGCCTTTCCCAACTGCTCGGCAGATTTCGAGAACATCGCGCCGTATGTGCAGGGTAAGCAGGTCACGGTGGGCCGCGCCCATCTCAGCGCCTACCGGGTGCGCGATCTGGTGGACGGGGTGCGGACCTTCCTGGCCACCCACCCTGAGGGGATGCTCTGCACCTACCCGACCTGCCGCTGTCAGGAAGTCCGCCGCCTGATCCGCACCGAGGGCCTGAGACCCAGGGTGCATAGCGGGTTGCCGGTGGGCGCGCTCGGCCTCACCGGGGACCTGACCTCGCGGGTAGGGTAA